A single genomic interval of Piliocolobus tephrosceles isolate RC106 chromosome 7, ASM277652v3, whole genome shotgun sequence harbors:
- the ERI1 gene encoding 3'-5' exoribonuclease 1 isoform X5, which yields MEEPQSKEPASEAVTPALPESPRPEGREEQPRPSPEETQQYRFDGQETKGSKFVTSSVSDFSDPVYKEIAITNGCINRMSKEELRAKLSEFKLETRGVKDVLKKRLKNYYKKQKLMLKESNCADSYYDYICIIDFEATCEEGNPPEFVHEIIEFPVVLLNTHTLEIEDTFQQYVRPEINTQLSDFCISLTGITQDQVDRADTFPQVLKKVIDWMKLKELGTKYKYSILTDGSWDMSKFFNIQCQLSRLKYPPFAKKWINIRKSYGNFYKEEVSAWIETKKHRSHKHVTY from the exons ATGGAGGAACCACAGAGTAAAGAGCCTGCCAGCGAGGCCGTGACTCCCGCGCTGCCGGAGTCGCCGCGGCCGGAGGGCCGGGAGGAGCAGCCGCGTCCCAGTCCCGAG GAAACTCAACAGTATAGATTTGATGGCCAGGAGACAAAAGGATCCAAGTTCGTTACCTCCAGTGTGAGTGACTTCAGTGACCCAGTTTACAAAGAGATTGCTATTACGAATGGCTGTATTAATAGAATGAGTAAGGAAGAACTCAGAGCTAAGCTTTCAGAATTCAAGCTTGAAACCag AGGAGTAAAGGATGTTCTAAAGAAGAGACTGAAAAACTATTATAAGAAGCAGAAGCTGATGTTGAAAGAGAGCAATTGTGCTGACAGTTATTATGACTACATTTGTATTATTGACTTTGAAGCCACTTGTGAAGAAGGAAACCCACCTGAGTTTGTACATGAAATAATTGAATTTCCGGTTGTTTTACTGAATACGCATACTTTAGAAATA GAAGACACATTTCAGCAGTATGTAAGACCGGAGATTAACACACAGCTGTCTGATTTCTGCATCAGTCTTACTGGAATTACTCAG GATCAGGTAGACAGAGCTGATACCTTCCCTCAGGTACTAAAAAAAGTAATTGACTGGATGAAATTGAAGGAATTAGGAACAAAGtataaatattcaattttaacAGATGG TTCTTGGGATATGAGTAAATTCTTCAACATTCAGTGCCAACTCAGCAGGCTCAAATACCCTCCTTTTGCTAAAAAGTGGATCAATATTCGGAAGTCATATGGAAACTTTTACAAG GAAGAAGTTTCTGCCTGgattgaaacaaaaaaacacaggagTCACAAGCATGTTACCTATTAA
- the ERI1 gene encoding 3'-5' exoribonuclease 1 isoform X1 has translation MEEPQSKEPASEAVTPALPESPRPEGREEQPRPSPEETQQYRFDGQETKGSKFVTSSVSDFSDPVYKEIAITNGCINRMSKEELRAKLSEFKLETRGVKDVLKKRLKNYYKKQKLMLKESNCADSYYDYICIIDFEATCEEGNPPEFVHEIIEFPVVLLNTHTLEIEDTFQQYVRPEINTQLSDFCISLTGITQDQVDRADTFPQVLKKVIDWMKLKELGTKYKYSILTDGSWDMSKFFNIQCQLSRLKYPPFAKKWINIRKSYGNFYKVPRSQTKLTIMLEKLGMDYDGRPHCGLDDSKNIARIAVRMLQDGCELRINEKIHAGQLMSVSSSLPIEGTPPPQMPHFRK, from the exons ATGGAGGAACCACAGAGTAAAGAGCCTGCCAGCGAGGCCGTGACTCCCGCGCTGCCGGAGTCGCCGCGGCCGGAGGGCCGGGAGGAGCAGCCGCGTCCCAGTCCCGAG GAAACTCAACAGTATAGATTTGATGGCCAGGAGACAAAAGGATCCAAGTTCGTTACCTCCAGTGTGAGTGACTTCAGTGACCCAGTTTACAAAGAGATTGCTATTACGAATGGCTGTATTAATAGAATGAGTAAGGAAGAACTCAGAGCTAAGCTTTCAGAATTCAAGCTTGAAACCag AGGAGTAAAGGATGTTCTAAAGAAGAGACTGAAAAACTATTATAAGAAGCAGAAGCTGATGTTGAAAGAGAGCAATTGTGCTGACAGTTATTATGACTACATTTGTATTATTGACTTTGAAGCCACTTGTGAAGAAGGAAACCCACCTGAGTTTGTACATGAAATAATTGAATTTCCGGTTGTTTTACTGAATACGCATACTTTAGAAATA GAAGACACATTTCAGCAGTATGTAAGACCGGAGATTAACACACAGCTGTCTGATTTCTGCATCAGTCTTACTGGAATTACTCAG GATCAGGTAGACAGAGCTGATACCTTCCCTCAGGTACTAAAAAAAGTAATTGACTGGATGAAATTGAAGGAATTAGGAACAAAGtataaatattcaattttaacAGATGG TTCTTGGGATATGAGTAAATTCTTCAACATTCAGTGCCAACTCAGCAGGCTCAAATACCCTCCTTTTGCTAAAAAGTGGATCAATATTCGGAAGTCATATGGAAACTTTTACAAG GTTCCTAGAAGCCAAACCAAACTGACAATAATGCTTGAAAAATTAGGAATGGATTATGATGGGCGGCCTCACTGTGGTCTTGATGACTCTAAGAATATCGCCCGAATAGCAGTTCGAATGCTTCAGGATGGGTGTGAACTCCGAATCAACGAGAAAATACATGCAGGACAGCTAATGAGTGTGTCCTCTTCCTTACCAATAGAGGGCACTCCACCGCCACAAATGCCACATTTTAGAAAGTAA